Sequence from the Sphingomicrobium clamense genome:
GCCCGGATGGTCTGCGAACGCGGCCAGGGAAATGGCCAATATGGGCGTTATCGCCAGTCCTAACATATTGCTATTCATGGGGTTTCTCCCTGTCGGCTTCCGGGAGTGGAAGCGGCGGCTTTTACCATATCGCCCGTGGACTGTCGAAAACCGATCCTGTCATTGTCCCAACCGGCCTTTCAGGATCGAGACAAGGACATGGCTCTAGCTTGTCGCCCGAACGCTGGGAGAATCATGGTGTGGAAATCAGTGAGCCTGTCTGCCGTGCTGGCGTTGTCGCTTATCCCGGCGACCGCACAGGGCTGGAGCAGCGCTTCATCGAACCAAGCGCGCGCGGCTTCGTGCAATATCGCACCCGGCAGCGCGCGCGACACGTGGCACTTCTTTTCCGGTTGCACGCGCTCGATGCGCAACGGGTGGCGGCAACGCGCCAACGATCCCGCCCGGCTGGCGCCTTACGCCGCGAGCGTGCGAGCGCAAATCGTCGAGGCGATGAGCCGCAACGACGTCGCCTTCATCGCGCCCGGCGGAACGCGCCGAGGAAGCGCGGGGCTCGCGCGATTCGAGAGCGACCTGGCGGCGGGACGCGATAGCGATACGCGGTTGGCAGAGGTCAATCGGCTGGGCGAACCCTATAGCGGCATGGGGCAGACCGGCCTCGCTTATTTCATCCTGCAATTTTCGCGACTGGCCGAACAGGCGAGCTATCGCGGGCACGAGGACGACGCCGCGCTCTATCGTGCGCTCGGCGAGGCGATGCTGCGAACCGTGGTCACCGACGGGCGACAGGGCGGGCTGGCCACCGTTTCGAATTGTCGCGGCAGCGGGCGCAGCTGTGCCTTCTTCCATTCGGTTACGCGCAAGGACCGCCCTGCGGACTTCGGCGCGACGCTCAACCAGAAGCTGCACGTCCTGCGCGATCTGGGGCTGATTTCCGAACTCTATCGCCGCAATGGTTGGCGCGAACCGTTCGACATGGATCGCGCGATCGCGGAAGGCCTCAACCAGCTTTTCGCGCAAGGTCCGCGCCAGCGCGTGGGCGACGAGCCGTCCTTCGCCGACTATCTCGCGCCGCCCGTCGGACGCGATCGGGTGCAGTGGCTCTATTACGGGTACAATGCCGAGCGGGCGCCGGGCGAGGGCGGCTATTTCCTTCCGCGCGCGGGCAAGAATTGCAATTACCAGGTGCACAGTCTCGGGCTGATCGCGCGGATCCTCGAGGACGCGCAGAAGACGCGGCGCTGGCCGGTGCGCGAAGCGCTGTCATGCGACGGCGCGCTTGCCAAGGCCTATCGCGCCACGCGCGTGCGGCTGACCGTGAAGCAGAAGTCGCGCTGGTCCGACGGCTCGACGCGCTTCAACACGGTTTGCGAACCGGACGAAGCCACCAAGTTCGCCGCGATGCAGCGCGATTTCTACAATCAGGCGTTCGCCGGCTGCGGCCGCTAGGCAAGCGGCGCGCCGAAGAGATCATGCTCGTCGGCGTCCTCGATCTCGACGCGGGCGAAGTCGCCAGCCTTGAGGTGGCCCGCGTCGCGTAGGTGGACTTCGCCATCGATTTCGGGCGCGTCGGCCTTGGAGCGGCCGGTCGCTCCGCCGGTTTCCTCGTCGACCGCGTCGATGACGACGTCGATCGTCTTGCCGATTTTCGCCTGCAGCTTGGCGGCCGAAATTTCGGCGCAGTGCTGCATGATGCGCTGGTAGCGTTCTTCCTTGATTTCTTCGGGCACCGCGCCCGGCAGGTCGTTCGCGGCCGCGCCCTCGACGGGTTCGAAGCGGAAGGCACCGACGCGATCGAGCTGGGCTTCGGTGAGCCAGTCGAGAAGATATTGAAAGTCTTCCTCGGTCTCGCCCGGGAAGCCGACGACGAAGCTCGAACGCACCGCGATGTCGGGACAGATGTCGCGCCACTTTTTAAGGCGCTCAAGCACCTTCGCCTCGTTGGCGGGGCGGCGCATGGCTTTGAGCACCTTGGGGCTGGCGTGCTGGAAGGGGATGTCGAGATAGGGGGTCAGCTTGCCCTCGGCCATCAGCGGGATGACCTTGTCGACATAGGGGTAGGGGTAGACGTAATGCAGGCGGACCCAGGGCTGCTCGCCCTCGGGCGTGCGCAGTTCGCCGAGCGCGGCGGCAAGATCGACCATGTGCGCGCGGCGATCCTCGCCCCGCCACGGCCACGCGGCATGCTTGAGGTCGAGGCCGTAGGCGCTTGTGTCCTGACTGATGATCAGCAGTTCCTTGGTGCCACCCGCGACCAGCTTTTCGGCTTCGCGCAGGACAGCGTCGGGGCGGCGGCTGACGAGGTCGCCGCGCAGGCTCGGGATGATGCAGAAGGCGCAACGGTGATTGCAGCCCTCGGAGATCTTCACATAGCTGTAGTGCTTGGGCGTCAGCTTGACGTCGGGCTGCGGGACCAGGTCGACATAAGGCGACAGCGCGGGCGGGACGGCGTCATGGACGGCTTCGACCACCTGCTCATACTGCTGCGGACCGGTAATCGCGAGCACCTTGGGGAATTTCTCGCGGATCAGGTCGGCCTCGTCGCCCATGCAGCCGGTGACGACCACGCGGCCGTTTTCCGCCATCGCCTCGCCGATCGCCTCGAGCGATTCTTCCTTCGCGCTGTCGAGGAAGCCGCACGTGTTGACGAGCACGACGTCGGCCCCGTCATAGTCGGGGCTCATCTGGTAGCCGTCGGCGCGCAGCTTGGTCAGGATGCGTTCGGAGTCGACCAAAGCCTTGGGACAGCCGAGCGAAACCATGCCCACGCGGGGCGGATTGGGAATTTTCGTTGCCATGATTGCGCGCGCCTTTAGCGCCCAATCGCGGCTAAATCTAGGCGAATGAAGCGGTTAGGCCGGGGGGCAGGGCGGGAAGGCATGGCCCGGAATGATCTCGATGATGCGGTCGCCCGCCTCCAGCTTCTTCGCGCCGTCCTGCCAGAAACCGATCGGCTTGCCGTCGCGAAGAATGCGGACGCCGAGCCCGACGGCGACCTCGGCGAGCGATTTGCCGACCTCGAAATTCTCGATCACCCGCTCGTGCAAGCGCACACGGCCCGTCGCCGAGGCCAGGTCGGCGAGATAGTCGGAAATGCCCGCGCCATGCGCCGAACCGGCAAGCAGAAGCCCTGCGAAGCTGACCGGGTTGATGACCGTCGTGGCCCCCGCGGCGCGCGCGGGAAACTCGTTATCCTCAGCGCGCACGGCAAGGCTGATCGGCAGGTCGGGGCACAGGTGCCGCGCGGTCAGGCAGATCAGGATCGACGTGTCGTCGCGGCCGGCCGAGATGATCATCGTCGCCGCCTGGCGGATGCGCACCGCCTCCAGCGTTTCGTCGCGCGTCGCGTCGGCCTGCATAATGATGCAGCCCATGCGCTCGGCCTTGGCGAGGCTTTCGGTATTCTGGTCGATGACGACGATCTTGCGCGGGTCTTCGCCGCGCGCGACCAGTTCGTGCACGGCCTCGGAACCCGAAGTCCCGAAACCCGCGACCACGATATGGTCTTCAAGGGTGCGTTGCAGTCGGCGCATGATCCACTTGTCCCAGCTTCTCTTGATCACGAACGAATAGGCGGTGCCGGCAAGGATCAAGATGAAGAAGATCCGCGCCGGCGTCACCACGAGCGCGTCGAACAGTCGTGCGCGCTCGGTCACGGGGACGATATCGCCATAGCCCGTGGTGGTCGCCGAGATCATGGTGAAATAGATGACGTCGGCGAAGCTCATCTCGCCGTCGACATTGTCGACGAAGGCATCGCGCTCGATCCAGTGAACCAGGATGATCACCGCGAGCAGGGCCAGCAGCAGCAAAAAGCGGATCGCGAGCTGGGCACCAACGCTCAGCGGCGATTTCTGCTTGAGGAGTGCGATCTGTGGCGGACGCCGTCGTTCCATGGCTTAATGCCCTAGACCGTTTGTAGCGGAAGGCAAGCTTCGACGGCCTGCATCACGCGTCGATGGCGTCCTCTTCCAACCCTGCCGCATTGGCCTGGATGAACTGGAAGCGGTGTTCGGCATTCTTGCCCATCAGCTTGTCGACCAGTTCCTTGACCTGGTGACGGTCCTGATATTCGGGCGGGAGGGTGATGCGAATGAGGCTGCGCGTCTCGGGGTCCATCGTGGTTTCCTTGAGCTGCCCCGGGTTCATCTCGCCGAGACCCTTGAAGCGCGAGACCTCGACCTTCTTGCCCTTGAATTCCTTGGCCTCCAGCTCGGCGCGATGCGCATCGTCGCGCGCGTAGAGCGACTTGCCCCCGGCGCTCAAGCGATAGAGCGGCGGCTGCGCGAGGTAGAGATGCCCGCCCAGCACCAGCTCGGGCATTTCCTGGAAAAAGAAGGTCATCAGCAGCGTCGCGATATGCGCGCCGTCGACGTCGGCGTCGGTCATGATGATGATCTTGTCGTACCGAAGCGCGTCCTCGTCATACTGGTCGCGCATCCCGCAACCCAGCGCGAGCGAAAGGTCGGCAATTTCCTGGTTGGCGCGGATCTTGTCGCGCGTCGCGCTGGCGACGTTCAAAATCTTGCCGCGGATGGGCAGGATTGCCTGCGTCTTGCGATTGCGCGCCTGTTTGGCGCTCCCGCCCGCGCTGTCGCCCTCGACGATGAACAGCTCGGTATCGTTGTCGTTGTTCGAACAGTCGGTGAGCTTGCCGGGCAGGCGGAGTTTCTTCGCGCTGGTCGCGGTCTTGCGCTTCACCTCGCGCTCGGCTTTGCGCTTCAGCCGCTCGTCCATCCGCTCGATGATCGCGCCCAGGAGCGCGCGGCCGCGGTCCATATTGTCGGCGAGATAATGGTCAAAATGATCGCGCACCGCAGTCTCGACGAAGCGGGTGGCTTCGCGGCTCGTCAGGCGGTCCTTGGTCTGCGACTGGAAGTGCGGGTTGCGGATGAAGACGCTCAGCATCGCCTCGATCCCGCCGAACACGTCGTCGGCAGTAATCTTGGCCGCCTTCTTGTCGCCGATCAGCTCGCCGAACCCGCGAAGCCCCTTGGTCAGCGCATTACGCAGTCCCGCCTCGTGCGTCCCGCCGTCGGGCGTCGGGATGGTGTTGCAGTAATAGCTTTGCGAGCCTTCCGACCAGACCGGCCAGGCGACCGCCCATTCGACCTTGCCTTCGCCGTCGGGAAAATCCTGGGTGCCGGTGAAGGGCGGAGTGGTGATACAGTTGCGGCCTTCGAGCTGCTCCTCGAGATGGTCGGCAAGTCCGCTATCGAACTTGAAGGTCGCGGTTTCGGGCACTGCTTCGCTGGCGAGTGACGGCGCGCATTTCCAGCGAATCTCTACGCCCGCGAACAGATAGGCCTTCGATCGCGCCAGCTTGTAGAGCCGCTCGGGATTGAACTTGGCATCCTTGCCGAAAATTTCGGGGTCGGGGGTGAAGGTGATGGTCGTGCCGCGCCGGTTGGGCGTCGTGCCGACCTCTTCCAGCTTGCTCGTCGCATGGCCGCGCGCAAAGCTCTGGCGATAGACCTTCTTGTCGCGCGCGACTTCGACGATCGTCTCGGTCGACAGGGCATTGACGACGCTGACGCCGACACCGTGCAGGCCGCCCGACGTGGCGTAGGCCTTGCCCTCGAACTTCCCGCCCGAATGAAGCGTGGTCATGATGACCTCGAGCGCCGACTTGTCCTTATATTTGGGATGCGGATCGACCGGGATGCCGCGCCCGTTGTCGACCACGGTCAGGCGATTGCCTTCCTCCAGCGTGATTTCGATCCGGCTGGCATGCCCTGCGACCGCCTCGTCCATCGAGTTGTCGATAACTTCGGCCGCAAGGTGATGGAGCGCACGCGCGTCGGTTCCGCCGATATACATGCCGGGGCGGCGACGTACGGGCTCGAGACCCTCGAGCACCTCGATGGCGCTGGCGTCATAGTCTTCGGCGGTGGCGGGAGATTTGGAATCGAAAAGATCGTCGGACATTTGATGATAGCTATAGGCGGGGCGTCACCATGTGCAAAGCGAGAGATTAAGCCTTCTACGCGACCCTAGATTGCGCGGTGCGATAACCTGCAAATTTTTTTCGACGACTCGTGTCCCAAACCCTTGAAAACAAGTGACGAAAAACCAGATCGCGCGTGCCGGACGCCTTCGGGGCCCGGTGACGGGTGGATCGGCTTTCACTCGCAGGCCTTTCCTCCCGCCATGTTGCTCAAATCAGGAGGACACAACCATGCGTAGTGCATTTGATTTTTCGCCTTATCGTCGTTCGACCATCGGGTTCGACCGGCTGTTCGACCTGCTGGAGAACAGCAGCAGCGAAACCAACGAAAACTTCCCGCCTTTCGACCTCGTGAAGGTTCGCGATGACGAATATCGCATCGACCTCGCGCTTGCCGGATTCCGTCGCGATGACCTCGAAATCACCGCGCAGCAGAACCAGCTGGTGGTGAAGGGCAAGAAGGCGGCCGACGAAGGCCACGACTATATCCATCGCGGCATCGCGCTGCGTGGGTTCGAGCGCCGCTTCGGACTTGCCGACCATGTCCAGGTGACCGACGCCGACATGGACAACGGCATCCTGTCCATCTCGCTCAAGCGCGAGATTCCCGAGGCGATGAAGCCCAAGACCATCGAGATCGGTGGGGGCGAACGCCGCACCGAGACCAAACAGATCGAGGCGTCGTCGAAGGAAACCGAAGACGCCTAAAGGGCGCGACTAGGATTGGGGCTCCGGAGGCATCGGCTTCCGGGGCCCTTTTTCTTGCCCGTGGCCGCACGACCCGAGAAAGTGTATAGGACCCGCAGTTGCGTACCTGACATCAACTGCAGGGGGCATTTCATGAAAATTCGCTATCTGATGATCGCAGGCGCTGCATGCGTACCGACATGCGGCTGGGCGCAGGATGCCGACAGCCAAGCACTGATCGACAGCGCGCTGTCGGCCGGACCGCCATCGGTTACCGATGCGGCGACCGTGGTGGACGCGGACGGCAATGTGCTTCGCGAGGGAAGCAATGGCTGGACCTGCCTGCCCGAGGGGCAGATGGGCGCCATGTGCAACGATGCGGTCTGGATGGAGGCGTTGGGCGCAATGATGGCCGGCGAACCCTTCCCTACCGGCAAGTTCGGCGTGTCCTACATGCTGGCAGGTGAGGGCGACACGTCGGGCGTAAGCAATCTCGATCCCACTGCGACCGAGCCGACCGAGGACAATATGTGGATCAAGGACGGGCCGCACATGATGATCATCCTGCCCGACCCTGCCATGTATGCGGACATGACCAACGACACCGCCGCGCCGGTCTACGTCATGTGGAAGGATACGCCCTACGCGCACCTGATGGTCCGGATCGAGGAAGCCGACTACGGCGACTGAGCCTTAATCTTGCTCGGCGTTTTCGATCCGTGCGCGTCCACGAAGATAAGCTTCTCGCAGTTCGCGACGATCAAAGATGAGCGCGCGCTCGACTTCATCCGCCTCGGCTTCGAAGCGGCGCGCGAGCATCCCGAGGACGCTCCACTGACGATAGGCCCTCCAAGCGAAGAATACCCCGACTCCGATTGAAGGGCCAAGCAAAAAGGCGAGCCATGGGTTCACGCTAACTTTCCCGGGGCGTCGCGCTCGCGCTTGGCGTGAAGCACGCCAATCAGTTCGTAGAGCTCAGCCTTGGTGAACGCTTCGGGGGATCGACTTGGCGGCAGGCAAGAGTCGACGCGAAATGCGCGCTCGTGCCATTCGGGAATGAGGTCGGCGATAAGGTGGGGGCGAATTCGGCCATAGCGTTCGAAGTCTTGCAACATGACCTGCGTGAGCTTTAGCGTTTGATCTTCCCACTCGGCCCGCTCCTGTACAAGAAGCTCGGCGCTGCGCGCGCGCGTTTTCTCGTCAGCCTCGATGAGCGGGCACTCCAGCAGGACGCGGTAGTCGGGGCGCGCGGCGAACATGCCTTCGGGGCCGGAAATTGTCTCGCCGCCTGCGTGCAGTGCGCATTTGAAGGGAAGTCCGTACTTTGCCGCCGCCAGCGCGACTGCCTCGATAAAGCGCAGCACGACAAGATGCGAGATGAGGATACGGGTTTGGCGTTTATGCTCGTCGAAGCGCTGCCCGACTTTCTGCTGGAAGGTTTCAGCGCACATGAGAAGCGGGTCGATCGGATCGTATCTTAGGAATTGGCCGAACCTCGCGACATGGTCCCTTGAACCTGAACGCTGGCGGTCGGGGTTCGACGTCTTGGGCGCGGCAGCGGGGTAGGTTTCGAGACGATCGTAGGTTCGCACGATCAGGCTACGTTGGCTTGGCGCATTGGACAGGCTGAGACCGACCCCGAGCAAGGCCGTCTCGCCGAGGCTGCTTCGAGCCGCGATTGCGTCCGCGCAAATTGCGCCCCAGTCGAGTGAGCCCGCTCGCGCTGTTTCGTCGGCAGCAAGTAACTCAGGCGTCGCAAGCGGTGCCAATTGCGACAACACGACCTCCAACGCGGCATCCAGTCCCTCCTCTCGAAGGACTGGACGGAGATCGCCTTCAAATCGGTCGATGTCGGTCCCGACAAGCAGCGGTGACTTTGGAGGCGATCCCGAGAAGTCGGCCAGGGCCAATCGCGATACGCTACCGGACGTCATGCCGCTGGTCGTAGGCTCCTAGCGAACCCGCGGGCCGCCGAAGGGCAGCGGGGGCGGGGGCTTGCGGTCGCGGCGGGGTAGCTGGGCCTGGTAGGCGACGCCGCAATGCTCGACGCAATAGGGGAAGCCCGGATTGCTCGGCTGGCCGCAGAAGTGGAAGTCGGGCTCGCCCGGATGCCCCATCGGCCAACGGCAAATGCGCTCGTTGAGGTCGAGCAGGCTGGTCTTGTCGGCCACTTCCTCGCTCGGCTTGGCCGGAATGAGGCGGCGCGGGGGCGCGGGCGGGATCGGGGCCTGCGTATCGGACGGACCCTGGCGGATGAAGCCGCCCGGACCCACGCTGCGATACTGCAAATTGTCCTTCTTGCCGTCGCCATCGGCCTTCGCCGGCGTCGGGTCGGCCTTGGGCGCGGCGGCGGGCTTGGCAGCCGCAGCCTTGGGCTTCGCCGCCGCCTTGGGCGCAGCCTTCGCCTTGGGCGCGGCCTTGGGCTTGGCAGCAGCCTTCGCCTTGGGCGCAGCCTTCTTCTTGGGCGCCGCCTTCTTCTTTTTATCGGCGGCCTTCACCGGGCTCGGACGCGATTCGAGGCCGAGGCGGTGCGCCTTGCCGATCACGGCGTTGCGGCTGACCCCGCCAAGCTCTTCGGCGATCTGGCTGGCGGTCGAGCCTTTGGCCCACATCTTCTTCAGACGGTCGATCCGTTCTTCGGTCCAACTCATGTGAATTTCGTCTCCGTTGTGTCCGGCGCCAATCGCGGTTAGGCGAGGCGCATGAACGAGTATCCTTCCTGGAACAACCCCCCGCCCGGCGAACCGATCCTCGGGTCCGTGAACTGGGGAGGTCTCAAGACCCTCTATATCAAGGAGGTGAGGCGTTTCTTCAAGGTCCAGCTGCAAACAGTCTGGGGCCCCGCCATCACCACCCTCCTGTTCCTTGTCATCTTCACCGTCGCGCTGGGCCGCGGCGGGCGCGAAATGCTGGGCGTGCCCTTCGCCGATTTCCTCGCCCCGGGCCTCATCGTCATGGCGATGATCCAGAACGCCTTCGCCAATGCCAGCTTCTCGCTGCTCGTCGGCAAGATCCAGGGCACCATCGTCGACTATCTCATGCCCCCGCTTTCGATCGGCGAGCTGATCGCCGCGCTTACCGGCGCCGCCGTCACCCGCGCCTTCCTCGTCGGCGGCGCAGTCTGGCTGGTGATGAGCTTCTACCCCGACCTGTCGGTGAGCCCCGACAATCTGCTGGTCATCCTCTTTTTCGGCCTCATGGGCAGCCTGATGCTCGCCTTCCTCGGCATTCTCACCTCGATCTGGGCGGAGAAGTTCGATCATGCCGCGGCGGTCACCAACTTCGTGGTCGCCCCGCTCGCGCTCCTGTCGGGCACATTCTATTCCATCGAAGCGCTCAGCCCGACCTTCCAGGCGCTTAGCCACGCCAACCCCTTCTTCTACGTCATTTCGGGCTTCCGCTATGGCTTCCTCGGCGTATCCGACAGCGACCCCACACTGGGCGCTATCGTGCTCCTCGCTATCAACGCCGTGCTGTTCCTGCTCTGCTACGCGCTTCTCAAGAGCGGGTGGAAGATCAAGAACTGATCGCCCCGGCCGCGTAACCCCAAAGTAAATGAACCCCGCCTAACGCGCGCATTCAGTGTCGCCTCAGCGGCCGCACCCCATCCTGTGTTCACGAATCGACCACAGGAGAAGTTTTCATGCGTACCCGCTTCGCCACCAAGACCATGCTCGCCGGTGCCGCGCTGGCCGCAGGCCTCGCCGCCGCGCCCGCCACCGCCGATGCACAGCAGCGCTACAACCATTATGGCTACGAGCGCTACGACGACCGCTACGATCGCTACGATCGCCGCGGCTACAATCGCGACTATGTCGACCCGCGTCGCCTCTATCGCTTCAACCGCGAACTGAGCCAGATCCGCCACGACATTCGCGACCTTCGCTATCGCGGGCTGATCGACCGCAAGGAAGCGCGCAAGCTGCGCAAGAAGACCGATAAGATCCAGCGCAAGATCCAGCGCATGAGCTATAACGGCGTTACCCGCTGGGAAGTCCGCGAAGCGCGCCAGAACGTGCGCGGCCTGCGCCAGCAGATCCGCCATGAAATTCGCGACGGCCGTCACCGTTGGGGCCGCGATGCGCGCTACGACCGCCGCTATCGCGACTGGGACGATGACGATCGCTGGGACGATTAAGCTTCCCGCCCTCGTCCAGTGAGCCTGGGCGGGAGATTGAAGGGCGTCCGGCCTCCCCCTTGGCCGGGCGCCCTTTTCCTTTTGACCCGCGCACCCACCTTTGCGAGAAGCCGCCCGAACAATCTCACCCAACGGAGTCTCTCTTTATGTCGATCACGCCGCTCATGCCCGTCTATCCGCGCTGCGACACGCGCCCGGTCGAAGGCGACGGAGTCTATCTGATCGGCGAGAGCGGCAAGCGCTATCTCGACTTTGCCAGCGGGATCGCGGTCAACCTGCTCGGTCATAGCCATGAGGGCCTCATCAAGGCGGTGCAGGACCAGGCGGCCAAGCTGATGCACGTCTCCAACCTTTACGGTTCACCGCAGGGCGAAAGCCTCGCGCAGCGCCTCGTCGACAACAGCTTTGCCGACACCGTTTTCTTCACCAATTCGGGCGCCGAGGCGGTCGAGTGCGCGATCAAGGCCGCGCGCCGTTACCACCATGTTGCGGGCAACCCGCACAAGACCGACATCATCACCTTCAACAACGCCTTCCACGGCCGCACGATGGCGACCATCTCGGCCGCCAACAGCGCCAAGATGCATGACGGCTTCACCCCGTTGCTCCCGGGCTTCAAATATTGCGATTTCGACGATCTCGAAGGTGCCAAGGCGCTGATCGACGAAAACACCGCCGGCTTCCTCGTCGAGCCGGTGCAGGGCGAGGGCGGTATCCGCCCGGCCAGCAAGGAATTCCTCCAGGGGCTGCGCCAGCTCGCCGACGAACATGACCTCATGCTCGTTCTCGACGAGGTGCAGTGCGGCATGGCGCGCACCGGTACGCTGTTCGCCTACGAACAGTACGGTATCGAGCCCGACATCCTCGCCTCGGCCAAGGGCATTGGCGGCGGCTTCCCATTGGGCGCCTGCCTTGCCACCGAAAAGGGCGCGCAGGGCATGGTCATCGGCACGCACGGCTCGACCTATGGCGGCAACCCGCTTGCCATGGCGGCGGGCGAAGCAGTGCTCGACGCGGTGCTCGCGCCCGGATTCCTCGATCACGTCAACGAGATGGGCGAGCGGCTGCGCGGCGCGCTCCAGCAGATGATCGGCAACCATCCCGACATGTTCGAAAGCGTGCGCGGCATGGGCCTGATGCTTGGCGTCAAGATGAAGCCCGAGTTCGAATCGCGCCCCTTCGTCAACTGGATGCGCGAGGGCGCAGGCCTGCTCGCGGTTGCCGCCGCCGACAATGTCATGCGCGTGCTGCCGCCGCTGATCATCACCGAAGAGCATATCCACGAATTCGTCTCGAAGCTGTCGGCTGCGGCGGACGAGTATAAGGCGCAGGCGAACGACTGATGTCCGAATTGCCGGTCCCCACCATGGACGTCGTCCTGCGCGCGATGATTCCGTCGCGCGATGCGCGCGGTCGCGTCGCGCGACTGGGGCCGGTGATCGACGTCATCCTCGCCAATCACAATTACCCGCCCGCGATCGAGAAGTTGCTCGCCGAGGCGCTGGTGC
This genomic interval carries:
- the rimO gene encoding 30S ribosomal protein S12 methylthiotransferase RimO; amino-acid sequence: MATKIPNPPRVGMVSLGCPKALVDSERILTKLRADGYQMSPDYDGADVVLVNTCGFLDSAKEESLEAIGEAMAENGRVVVTGCMGDEADLIREKFPKVLAITGPQQYEQVVEAVHDAVPPALSPYVDLVPQPDVKLTPKHYSYVKISEGCNHRCAFCIIPSLRGDLVSRRPDAVLREAEKLVAGGTKELLIISQDTSAYGLDLKHAAWPWRGEDRRAHMVDLAAALGELRTPEGEQPWVRLHYVYPYPYVDKVIPLMAEGKLTPYLDIPFQHASPKVLKAMRRPANEAKVLERLKKWRDICPDIAVRSSFVVGFPGETEEDFQYLLDWLTEAQLDRVGAFRFEPVEGAAANDLPGAVPEEIKEERYQRIMQHCAEISAAKLQAKIGKTIDVVIDAVDEETGGATGRSKADAPEIDGEVHLRDAGHLKAGDFARVEIEDADEHDLFGAPLA
- a CDS encoding potassium channel family protein produces the protein MERRRPPQIALLKQKSPLSVGAQLAIRFLLLLALLAVIILVHWIERDAFVDNVDGEMSFADVIYFTMISATTTGYGDIVPVTERARLFDALVVTPARIFFILILAGTAYSFVIKRSWDKWIMRRLQRTLEDHIVVAGFGTSGSEAVHELVARGEDPRKIVVIDQNTESLAKAERMGCIIMQADATRDETLEAVRIRQAATMIISAGRDDTSILICLTARHLCPDLPISLAVRAEDNEFPARAAGATTVINPVSFAGLLLAGSAHGAGISDYLADLASATGRVRLHERVIENFEVGKSLAEVAVGLGVRILRDGKPIGFWQDGAKKLEAGDRIIEIIPGHAFPPCPPA
- the parE gene encoding DNA topoisomerase IV subunit B codes for the protein MSDDLFDSKSPATAEDYDASAIEVLEGLEPVRRRPGMYIGGTDARALHHLAAEVIDNSMDEAVAGHASRIEITLEEGNRLTVVDNGRGIPVDPHPKYKDKSALEVIMTTLHSGGKFEGKAYATSGGLHGVGVSVVNALSTETIVEVARDKKVYRQSFARGHATSKLEEVGTTPNRRGTTITFTPDPEIFGKDAKFNPERLYKLARSKAYLFAGVEIRWKCAPSLASEAVPETATFKFDSGLADHLEEQLEGRNCITTPPFTGTQDFPDGEGKVEWAVAWPVWSEGSQSYYCNTIPTPDGGTHEAGLRNALTKGLRGFGELIGDKKAAKITADDVFGGIEAMLSVFIRNPHFQSQTKDRLTSREATRFVETAVRDHFDHYLADNMDRGRALLGAIIERMDERLKRKAEREVKRKTATSAKKLRLPGKLTDCSNNDNDTELFIVEGDSAGGSAKQARNRKTQAILPIRGKILNVASATRDKIRANQEIADLSLALGCGMRDQYDEDALRYDKIIIMTDADVDGAHIATLLMTFFFQEMPELVLGGHLYLAQPPLYRLSAGGKSLYARDDAHRAELEAKEFKGKKVEVSRFKGLGEMNPGQLKETTMDPETRSLIRITLPPEYQDRHQVKELVDKLMGKNAEHRFQFIQANAAGLEEDAIDA
- a CDS encoding Hsp20 family protein; the protein is MRSAFDFSPYRRSTIGFDRLFDLLENSSSETNENFPPFDLVKVRDDEYRIDLALAGFRRDDLEITAQQNQLVVKGKKAADEGHDYIHRGIALRGFERRFGLADHVQVTDADMDNGILSISLKREIPEAMKPKTIEIGGGERRTETKQIEASSKETEDA
- a CDS encoding GcrA family cell cycle regulator, producing the protein MSWTEERIDRLKKMWAKGSTASQIAEELGGVSRNAVIGKAHRLGLESRPSPVKAADKKKKAAPKKKAAPKAKAAAKPKAAPKAKAAPKAAAKPKAAAAKPAAAPKADPTPAKADGDGKKDNLQYRSVGPGGFIRQGPSDTQAPIPPAPPRRLIPAKPSEEVADKTSLLDLNERICRWPMGHPGEPDFHFCGQPSNPGFPYCVEHCGVAYQAQLPRRDRKPPPPLPFGGPRVR
- a CDS encoding ABC transporter permease; amino-acid sequence: MNEYPSWNNPPPGEPILGSVNWGGLKTLYIKEVRRFFKVQLQTVWGPAITTLLFLVIFTVALGRGGREMLGVPFADFLAPGLIVMAMIQNAFANASFSLLVGKIQGTIVDYLMPPLSIGELIAALTGAAVTRAFLVGGAVWLVMSFYPDLSVSPDNLLVILFFGLMGSLMLAFLGILTSIWAEKFDHAAAVTNFVVAPLALLSGTFYSIEALSPTFQALSHANPFFYVISGFRYGFLGVSDSDPTLGAIVLLAINAVLFLLCYALLKSGWKIKN
- a CDS encoding aspartate aminotransferase family protein, whose product is MSITPLMPVYPRCDTRPVEGDGVYLIGESGKRYLDFASGIAVNLLGHSHEGLIKAVQDQAAKLMHVSNLYGSPQGESLAQRLVDNSFADTVFFTNSGAEAVECAIKAARRYHHVAGNPHKTDIITFNNAFHGRTMATISAANSAKMHDGFTPLLPGFKYCDFDDLEGAKALIDENTAGFLVEPVQGEGGIRPASKEFLQGLRQLADEHDLMLVLDEVQCGMARTGTLFAYEQYGIEPDILASAKGIGGGFPLGACLATEKGAQGMVIGTHGSTYGGNPLAMAAGEAVLDAVLAPGFLDHVNEMGERLRGALQQMIGNHPDMFESVRGMGLMLGVKMKPEFESRPFVNWMREGAGLLAVAAADNVMRVLPPLIITEEHIHEFVSKLSAAADEYKAQAND